The following proteins come from a genomic window of Phaeodactylum tricornutum CCAP 1055/1 chromosome 19, whole genome shotgun sequence:
- a CDS encoding predicted protein produces MPNYDEEERDLSWEKPSWAKNGPALRATGRADQMKGGDLASPITNLPHQKEDGPFEKPEWTGTVSQKVHPSQDLAKPITSLPHGGAGSSLAFEKPSWTKESNVKITKKGEAMKSGKEIARPIGGIKPVES; encoded by the coding sequence ATGCCGAACTatgatgaagaagaacgcGATCTAAGCTGGGAAAAGCCCAGCTGGGCCAAGAATGGGCCGGCCCTACGTGCTACAGGACGAGCCGACCAGATGAAAGGCGGTGACTTGGCATCTCCAATCACCAATCTTCCCCACCAGAAGGAAGACGGACCCTTTGAGAAGCCAGAATGGACTGGAACCGTAAGCCAAAAGGTGCATCCATCGCAGGACTTGGCCAAACCCATCACCTCACTCCCCCATGGAGGTGCAGGCTCAAGTTTGGCTTTTGAAAAGCCGAGCTGGACAAAGGAATCGAATGTCAAGATTACAAAAAAAGGAGAAGCAATGAAGTCCGGAAAGGAGATTGCGCGGCCCATCGGCGGCATCAAACCTGTGGAAAGTTAA